The genome window CCCAAGACATTGGAAATCGTGCGCACGATTGGTAATAACACGGTGCGTTTCACCCGCGCGCAGCTTGCCCTTTCAGGCGCAACCGAACGGGCCGAGCGCGAACATCATGATATTCTGGATGCCTGCCGTTCGGGAAATGTCTCTTTGGCCGTGTCCCTGCTTGATCAACATATTTCTGATTCCTGCAAAAGCCTGATCGAATGTTTGCGTGTTGCCCGTGTCGGTAACGACGCCTGATTGACTGGCGTGACGCCATTCTAATGAGGCCGAAATCCGCGCTCAATCTCGTCATCATCGTCCAGCCAAAATTGACTTTGCCCACAATTATATATCGTGCCGCTCACCCGTGCGATCATGGCAGGGCCATATATGGTCCAATAACACTCGTTATGTAAAAACAGCACCGCCAAATCAGTACCCGCAAGCCGGGCTCAATCTGCAGGACACCATACATATCTGTTCTGTATGACCACGCGGTTTAAGCATCACAAATTGGCGCAAATGATCCAGATGCTCTCGCACATGGCGGCGTTTGGCCAATATGTCCGCACCGGAAACAGTCGGACATTCCCTAGGCTCAAAGATTTGCCATCTGTCTGAATGTCTATCACCTCTATCGGGTGGGATTTATCGGAGAATCATCCTG of Thalassospira sp. TSL5-1 contains these proteins:
- a CDS encoding proline racemase family protein; the protein is MPPDRGDRHSDRWQIFEPRECPTVSGADILAKRRHVREHLDHLRQFVMLKPRGHTEQICMVSCRLSPACGY
- a CDS encoding FCD domain-containing protein; this encodes PKTLEIVRTIGNNTVRFTRAQLALSGATERAEREHHDILDACRSGNVSLAVSLLDQHISDSCKSLIECLRVARVGNDA